Within Aerosakkonema funiforme FACHB-1375, the genomic segment CACTTGCGGAGTCTGTGGGCAATTTTGCAAGAACATCCAGAACTATTGGCAGCACTCAAACAAGTGGTCGTCGCCCAAGGCAAAGTGCAGTTAGAACCGATACTCGCCTATAAGTTAGATAGCATGGGGCTAGTACAACTCGATGGCAATGAGTGTAGTTTCAGTTGCGAATTATACCGCCAGTATTTTAGTTCGCAAAACCTGGGTTAAAAGGGAATGTGGCACTGAAAACCTGCCAAAATGGCTTGGCAAAACAACCAAATTTTACGATCGACGATCGTGCGTTCCCAAGCTTAAGCTTCAGGGTGAAGGAACTGCACAACTTTTCGCGCAATCAGTTCGGGAGAATAACGAGTTGTATCGATTACCAGAGTTCGATCGGAGGCTAATTTTTCTAATGCTGCTCTTGTTGCAGATGGATCGTAGCTTCGTCGTTCCTCAACTACAATCTTTAAGCGATCGCGCACCGCAGATACCGAGTATACTCCCTCACGTACCCGCTCTAAAATTTCTGCTGTTTCTCGATCTGAAAAGAAAGCTGAAGCTTCTGGCACTCCCAAATCTGCAAAACTGCGACTTTGGCTGACTTCAGGATGCTGTCCTGCTTGACTCGATTTGGCAACGCGATCGAAAGAATCGTTACGAATTAAAAGGCGTTGCAATCTCACATATTCAGGAGCGTCCAAAAACACAAATTGCGCTAGGGGAAGCATTTTTGTTGCATAAGTAACCTCATTTTC encodes:
- a CDS encoding AAA family ATPase, yielding MLFFKDELASVELAPGIGIGFSVSQGWLPLVERPFLILVGLTGVGKSTVTAALSDAGLEFNLLPNRRTLTDRFIIPTIVKMDEKGGNPSCRLSRLYYTRRYKQLFPAGMVHILSQLQIAPLEIHFPLIFDGLRGENEVTYATKMLPLAQFVFLDAPEYVRLQRLLIRNDSFDRVAKSSQAGQHPEVSQSRSFADLGVPEASAFFSDRETAEILERVREGVYSVSAVRDRLKIVVEERRSYDPSATRAALEKLASDRTLVIDTTRYSPELIARKVVQFLHPEA